A region of the Exiguobacterium aurantiacum DSM 6208 genome:
CTTCTAGCATCGTCTCGATGACGGCACGCTGAATCTCGCTGTTCTTCTCAATCGATAGTAAGAACGATTGATCGATTGGAATTTTGCTATGCCAATATCCGTCATGGAACGTCGTCGGGAACGAATGGGTCTGTTCTGCGATATCCAACCGCAACCGTTTCAACCTTCGTCTGACACCTCGTACTTTCGTTTTTCTCTTCACGGTTTCATCCCTATAACCCGGTCGACTTGCTGCTGATGGTGGCGGTCATGTTCGATGAACTCGGTGACGATATAGGCAAGTGTGTACGGAACACCTTGGTGCGGGCAATGGGTCGCCCCGTTTGCCGTCGTGTGCATCGTCATCGTCTCGTGACGAAGTGACGTCAGCCCTTCTATCAGTGAACTTCGACTCGCTTTGGCGAACGTGAGCACCTTTTCTCCAGAGAGACGTTTCGCTTTTTGGGTCGCGCGCGCGTTAAACGAATCGAACTCGGGGAAGATCATCCCTTCCCCGTTCTTGACGGCCGGGATGATGACGTTCAACAGATGGTTGTCCCAATGGGCGATGTGCAGGATGATTGCTTTGATTGACCATTTGTCGGTCGCGATCGTTTTCTCCCACGCCGATTCATCCAATTCCGTTAGCGTGTTTAGCCATGCGGTATAGGATGCAAACTCGTCGATGACGTTTGAAGTGTTAGTCATGAAAGTGTCCTCCTTGGTTTATAAAGTAAAGAATCCGCTCATATTCGATCTCATCTATTCCGTTTCATATAACCCTTCCGTACGATTATATTCCTCTAAACTTCGCCAATCGGGGAATGTTTGACGGAATCGCTCGCTTACGTCCCCAACTTGGCTCAGCATTAAAACAAATGTTGAGTCCCAAAAGATTAATTCACACATAGCATCCGGATGCTGAACACGGGGTGACTCGATCCATAGATCACTATTCCCGTCTGCGAACGGATGGACGATTAGATCGTTTAACTTGATGGACGTCTTTCGTTCAAACGCCGTGAATACTCCCCAAATGACGTATAGGTTTGTGTGTTGGACAAGTTCGAGTAGACGTTCACCTTTTATCCAGTAGGCCGCTCCCTCCTCAAGTTCTTGAATCTCTTCGAAATACTTCAACGAGTCATTTGAGATTACGGCGTCGAGGTCCGTCACCAACCAATTATAGTTGGCGATTTGTAAACGGAGAGCATCCATGACTTCTTGAATGGAAACGAATCGCTCGATAATCGTATTCATGTCAATACAGCCTCATCTTTTAACAACCATCTGAACCATCTGCCGTGCCCGTCCGTCTCAGCAATCGTCTGCTCTCGTTTGATACCGTTCACGTATTCGTCCAGATGCAAGTCTTTGTCTTGGATATTATTGTAGAGATGAAAAACGTCTCTCGTTTGGCCGATCTCTTCGACCACGTTCAATAAGTGTTTTTTCATGTCAATCGTCATCTGGTTGGCCACGTGCGTGTGGAAGATGCATAAGGTGCTTCCTTCTGGAATATTCCCGACAAGACCGCTCAATCGACTGATCCCATCGCCTTCGATGAAGTCAA
Encoded here:
- a CDS encoding DinB family protein — encoded protein: MTNTSNVIDEFASYTAWLNTLTELDESAWEKTIATDKWSIKAIILHIAHWDNHLLNVIIPAVKNGEGMIFPEFDSFNARATQKAKRLSGEKVLTFAKASRSSLIEGLTSLRHETMTMHTTANGATHCPHQGVPYTLAYIVTEFIEHDRHHQQQVDRVIGMKP